The sequence ATATCCCCCATATATTTATTGATCCTCCTAGTGTCAACGGTTTGAGAATCCCATCAGATACAAAGCATGTTTTATGAGCTATAGTGTATCATACGCTTTGGTTTTATGCACAGACAAATAAGAATGAGCTGCTTGTCATTAAGACTGCAGCTCAGTTTTTCTTACTGTATTGTACTCTCGCCGGTAATCAACCACCGGGAGTTTTGTTTTATAAGATTGACCCGAACTTGAACAATCTGTTCATGCTCTTCCCCGACGGGAGTGCCATCCGTTAGACTGTAATCTCTAGCTGTGTAGCGATAATCAACTCTCAAGGTAGCTGTATTATCCGTGACACTTTCTACGTCAATTTGATCAAAGACTATTTGACTTACATCCAGCCCTATCCCTTGAACCAAATATTCTTCTGCCCGGCGGGCGTGTTTCTCAAACAAATCTCCCGTGTACGCTTTGCCAAGTTTAAGACGGAAGCTAGCCATATCCGTTGATTTCCAAGCTCCAAAAAAAGTTCCTATGTTTTGTTTATAATCAGTGATGACTTGTTGGGCCAAGAGTGATTGTTTATTGGAAAGGGTATGGGAATCGCTTTCAGTTAAGTTATCTGGTGCCAAATCTGAGTCCGGGATTAAGGTCTGATTCGGATCACTAACTGTGCCGGAAACTGTTTGTATCTTATCTTGGCCACGTAATTTGGAGATGAATGAGGTTGGGGAACTCGAATTCGTGAGTAAAGACACACCCAGTGTCCCAACAAGTACACCAACACCTAACGACAATACTCCAATCAGATAATTCATTTTACGCATAAAGACCAGAATCTCCTTCGAATGATTTTTATTAGTATCTTGACCAAAGGAAGGAGATGTTAGACATTTAGCTGAGAATATTTGTTTAATCCGCCGAAAATGCCCGCCTAAACAACAAGGCCAGCCTGCTAAAGACTGGTCTTGTAATAAACATATTCAGTTTTGCCATCTGGTTAGTATAAACCTCGCCATAACCAGGTTAATTCCTACTAACCACAATGTTTATTTATTTGTTTTTTGGTTTTATATTATTTTTTTCGGCGCTCCCTCCATCTTTTACGGATCTGCTAATCCATAAACTAACCAATTTAATGGATCATTCTATCTAAAATCCGAGTATAGTGCTCATCGACTCCAGTCATGAGCTTTTAACATGAAATTAAATACAAGAGGCCATTGTGCACCTTGAATATAATTTAGCGTAGTAGTTGTAAAGGATAGTGCTGTAGATAAGCTTCATACCATTCCTAGATTTATTGCTTTAGTAGATGCCTAAAATTATGTTCGTTTGGTTGCAAATGGCGTCGCCCCGTATACTTTAGAACTTGTGTCATTACGCAATAAGTGAGCATCGAGATCATGAATTCCTTGGTGGAATTGCTCAATTCGAGTTTTATCCTTCGAATCAAAGGCATCGATTCCACTATTCAAAAGTACATCCAGGTAGCCTGTAAAGGCGGCTGCCTTAGCAATATTCGCTTCGTTCTTATACTGCTTGTCCAATAATGTCTTATGGAAAACAATATACTTCTTAATATCTTCCTCATTCATCTGTGGACCTGCTGCCGGTCCATAGAGATAGCCATCTACATACTGGTGGATATTCCAGGCAGATCCAAAAGCTAATGTTTTAGCATCGTTACTTAATGCAGCTTCTCCAAAGTAAGTAGCGATAGACGGCGCCATGTCTATCTGCTTAGTGTCCGGCTCTTTATACTTATTCTTTGATCCGGAATCACTTTGTGGAGGTGCATTGAGAGTATTAGGTACTGTTGTTACTGTAGGTGTGGTTTCCGCCGCTCCTTGTACTGCAGGTGGAGCAGTCCCTTCCGGCAACATCGTGCCATTAGTACCGCTAATGTTTTTATCATCAACGGTTGGTGTCTGAATAACTACCTGATCTGTGATAGCACTTTGCTGCCGGAAAACTTTCCAGACGCTAGGGCCATATACCCCTGCTGCAACAACAGCTCCTGCAAGAACCAAGGTTCCTGCTAGGGTTACTATCCTCTTTTTGTCGATTGGTATCATTAGTCTCTTCCCTCCTTTAGTCTTTTTTAGTACAAGTGCATTTTACCAATTATTGGGAGAGAAGAGTGTCGCTTTCGCTGTAGAGTTTGATTCATTTTCCGTTCTCAATTTCCATTAAAAGTCACAAGCCCTCATGCTGTCCATATAATTCGCGATTAAGGCGCAGCATTATGGAAAATAATTAGCTAATTTCTCGGCTAAAGTGTTGAAGTTATTAATAGAAAAACCTCACCTTAAGCGGTGAGGTCATCATCTTAACTACTTTTATCGGCTTTCCTAACAATGTCCCGCAGATAATTAATCAGATCCTCAGAAAGATCTCCTCTCCGTAAGGCATAATCAATGGTTGCTTCCACAAACCCCAGTTTGTCTCCAACATCATATCTGCGACCCTCAAATTCATAAGCGAGTATTTCCTGAAATCGACCCAGTTCTTTAATACCGTCTGTCAGCTGTACTTCTCCGCCCCTGCCTGCCGGTAATTCCTCTAGAATATTGAATATCTCCGGGTTTAAGATGTAACGTCCCATGATGGCTAAACGAGTTTCCGGTGCTTCTTCCGGACGGGGTTTCTCCACCATGTTCTTAGCTCTGTAAAGTCGATCGGCGAATTTTTCTCCATCGACTATCCCGTATTTGATTGTGTCCTCATAGGGAACCTCTTGTACCCCGACAATACTTGCTCCGTAGCGCTGGTAATGATTAATCATTTGCTTTAACGCCGGTACTTCTGAGTAAATTACATCATCACCTAAGAGAACCGCAAAA comes from Desulfosporosinus meridiei DSM 13257 and encodes:
- the galU gene encoding UTP--glucose-1-phosphate uridylyltransferase GalU, translating into MRRIRKAVIPAAGLGTRFLPATKAQPKEMLPIVDKPTIQHIVEEAIQSGIEDIIIVTGRNKRAIEDHFDRSMELEGFLEKNSKDELLDLVQDIARMADIYYVRQKEALGLGHAIYSARKFIGNEPFAVLLGDDVIYSEVPALKQMINHYQRYGASIVGVQEVPYEDTIKYGIVDGEKFADRLYRAKNMVEKPRPEEAPETRLAIMGRYILNPEIFNILEELPAGRGGEVQLTDGIKELGRFQEILAYEFEGRRYDVGDKLGFVEATIDYALRRGDLSEDLINYLRDIVRKADKSS